One Paraburkholderia dioscoreae DNA segment encodes these proteins:
- a CDS encoding DUF1415 domain-containing protein yields MSLPAESHDAVIAATRHWLTEAVIGLNLCPFAKAVHVKGQIRYAVSNAADMESVLTDLETELQTLMAASPDAVDTTLLIVPQALGDFLDYNDCLFFADRLLKQLRLEGIVQIASFHPLYQFDDSGPDDIENYTNRAPYPILHLLREDSIERAVQAFPDAEEIYERNQETLRRIGLAGWNALMKR; encoded by the coding sequence ATGTCGTTGCCCGCCGAATCCCACGATGCCGTCATCGCCGCTACTCGCCACTGGCTGACCGAAGCGGTGATCGGTCTGAACCTGTGCCCGTTCGCGAAGGCGGTGCATGTGAAGGGCCAGATTCGCTACGCAGTCAGCAATGCCGCGGACATGGAAAGTGTGCTGACCGATCTCGAAACCGAGCTTCAGACGCTGATGGCAGCCAGCCCGGACGCCGTCGACACGACGCTGTTGATCGTGCCGCAGGCGCTTGGCGATTTTCTCGACTATAACGACTGCCTGTTTTTCGCCGACCGCCTGCTCAAGCAGCTTCGGCTCGAAGGCATCGTCCAGATCGCCAGCTTTCATCCTCTGTATCAGTTCGATGACAGCGGGCCCGACGACATCGAGAACTACACGAATCGGGCGCCCTATCCGATTTTGCACTTGCTGCGCGAGGACAGCATCGAGCGCGCGGTTCAAGCCTTTCCCGATGCGGAAGAGATTTACGAGCGGAATCAGGAAACGCTTCGGCGGATCGGCCTTGCCGGGTGGAATGCCTTGATGAAGCGGTGA
- a CDS encoding class I SAM-dependent methyltransferase — MSSKTHEIRPNQSVELLKELHILTRDGKMNQDSRRKLKQVYHLFQFIEPLLKELRDNQGAVTLVDHGAGKSYLGFILYDLFFKEFQAEAGGASHIYGIETREELVAKSEELAGRLGFTGMSFLNLSVADSITSDGLPARIDVVTALHACNTATDDALRFALEKKAKYIVVVPCCQAEVAGVLRQNKGKSLGSALTEIWRHPLHTREFGSQITNVLRCLQLEAHGYQVSVTELVGWEHSMKNELIIAQYKDLPRRRPAERLNEVMETLGIEELKERFFVSA; from the coding sequence ATGTCCAGCAAAACCCACGAAATCCGGCCAAACCAATCCGTCGAGCTGCTGAAGGAGCTTCACATCCTCACGCGCGACGGCAAGATGAACCAGGACAGCCGTCGCAAGCTGAAACAGGTCTACCACCTGTTCCAGTTCATCGAGCCGCTGCTCAAGGAGCTCAGGGACAACCAGGGCGCCGTGACCCTCGTCGACCACGGCGCGGGCAAGTCCTATCTAGGTTTTATCCTGTACGACCTTTTCTTCAAGGAGTTTCAGGCGGAGGCGGGTGGTGCGTCGCACATATACGGCATTGAAACGCGCGAGGAGCTCGTCGCGAAGTCGGAGGAACTGGCGGGCCGGTTGGGCTTTACGGGCATGTCGTTCCTGAATCTGTCGGTCGCGGACTCGATCACGTCGGATGGCCTGCCTGCCCGGATCGACGTCGTGACGGCGCTGCACGCCTGCAATACGGCAACCGACGACGCGCTGCGCTTTGCTCTGGAAAAGAAGGCGAAGTACATCGTGGTCGTGCCGTGCTGTCAGGCCGAGGTGGCGGGCGTGCTGCGGCAGAACAAGGGGAAGTCTCTGGGGAGCGCGTTGACGGAGATCTGGCGGCATCCGTTGCATACACGGGAGTTTGGGAGCCAGATCACCAATGTGCTGCGGTGTTTGCAGCTCGAAGCGCACGGCTATCAGGTCAGCGTGACCGAACTCGTGGGGTGGGAGCATTCCATGAAGAATGAACTCATCATCGCCCAGTACAAGGATTTGCCGAGGCGTCGGCCGGCCGAGCGTCTGAACGAGGTGATGGAAACGCTCGGTATCGAGGAACTGAAAGAGCGGTTTTTTGTTTCGGCCTGA